The Pseudodesulfovibrio cashew genomic sequence AGATCAAACAGGGCGCGGAACTGGTGGCGAACAACATCGACTTCCAGTACCTGAAGAAGGAGCTGGGGCTGAAGTAGCTTCTTAATACATTTCGACAACGCAAGGGGTCTCGAAAGAGGCCCCTTTTTTTGTTCCGAAAACGGTGTTGCGCCGATGGGGAACTTTAAGCGTTCGCCTTATTGCCCCAGTCGGACGCCGCAGGCGATCATCCCGCATGCGACCAGCTGGGCGACGGTCAGGGTCTCGCCCAGCAGGAGCCAGCCCGCCATGAGCGCTACGGGCGGCACCAGATTGATGGCCAGGGCCGCTTTGCCTGCGGGCATCAAGGTCAGGGCCATGTTATACAGGCCGAACGCACCAAGCGAAACGAACAGGCCGAGATAGGCCACGGCCACCCAGGCCTCGGTCGGGACCCGGACAAAGCCACCCGCGTCGTTCGCCAGAACCCACGGCAGGAAGAAGATTGCTCCGGCCACGCACTGCATGCCGGTCAGCCACCATGTGGGATAACGTGCCGAGAGCCGTTTCATGACGACCATATAGGCCGCCGCGCTGACCATGGCTCCCACCTCCAGGAGGTTGCCCAAGGCGGGATGGGGCGCGGTCTTGCCGGCGCCGCCCGTAAGGGAGAGCCACACGACGCCGCACATGGAGACGGCCAGGCCGAGCATGCCGTCCCGCGAGAGAGGTTCCTTGAGCGCCGCCCAGGCCCCGACCGCCACCAGTAGGGGGACCAGCGCGGAGATCATCCCTGCCTGGGAGGAGGTGGTCAGGCTGATGGCGTATCCCTCCAGCAGGAAATAGAGACACGGCTGCATGAGGCAGAGGAAGGCCAGGATCTTCCAGTCGCCCCGTTTGTATCGTGGTGCGGGAATCCGGCTGTGCATGATCGACACCAGCAGCGAGGCAAGGGCCATTCGCAGCCATATGGCGGTCATGGGCGTGAACCCGGACAGGGCCGCCTTGGTGGCTACGAACGATGTGCCCCAGAGCAGCACTGCTCCCGCCAGGCACAGCGGGCCGAGCAGGCCTCCCGAGCCAGCGCGGACGGCTGGAGAGGCGTCCTTGGTCATCTTGCCGGATTGAAGGCCGAGCGCAGCACGAACCCCAGGTTCTTCGGGTTTTCTCCCACGCGGCGGATGGAGTAGGGGAACCAGTCCCGGCCAAAGGGCAGGTAGAGGCGCAGGGCCACGCCTTGCTCCACCAGCTCCCGCTGGTAGTCCGGGCGCACGCCCAGCAGCATCTCCACTTCCCATTGGTCGTTTTCCCAGCCGTTCTCCCGGGCCACGTGACGGGCAAAGGAGACCATGGCATGGTCGTGGGTGCCGAAGACCGGATATACGCCGCGCTCCCTGGCCTTGGGTGAGAGCAGGGTGACGATGGCTTTCCGGTAAGCGTCGTCCCGCTCGCGCCTGCCGGTCACTGCCTTGGAGCGGGGCTCGGCGAACGCGCCCTTGACCAGCCGGACCATGGCCCCGGACTCCACGAGCCGCGCCAGGTCGTCCTGTGTGCGGTGCAGGTAGGCCTGGACGGTCACGGCCACGGGCAGCCCCTGGTCGCGCAGGTGGTGGTAGAGACTTAGTGTGGGGTCCGTAACCGAGGCATCCTCCATGTCGAGCATGAGGGCGTTCCGGCCTTTCCCGGCGTTGTCCGCAACGGCCTTGGCCAGGGCGAGGGCGTTGTCGCGGCACTCGTCCCAGGAGCGCATGGCCCCGGCCTGGGTCGGGTCCACCGAGATGTGGACGTCCAGCCCGGTCTCGCCGAGCCCGTCGGCGCAGCGGGCCAGCCGGTCCACCGTGGCCCGGATCTCTGCCGGGTCGTCCACATATTCGCCAAGGTAGAACAGGGACGCCGTGATCCCGGCGGTTTTCAGTTCCTGCGCTCGGGCCAGGCCGCCGATCACGTCCTCGCCTCCCACGAAGCGGCGGGCAAACCCGGCCATGCGGGGCGAGCCCTGCATCCAGGCGGTCACGCGACCGCTCCGGGCCAGTCCGATCATCATCTTCTGCCACAACAGCATGGGGTCCTCCTTTGTCTGGAGCCCCCTGCCTACGGAACGCGGCGGACGATGTCTGGTATGAAATTGCGGAAATGCGGGATCAGTTTCCGGTTTCTTCGGCCTGCTGGTATTGTTTGGGGGTGGCTCCTGTGTGCTGCTTGAACACGCGGGTGAAGTGGGACTGGTCCACGAACCCGGCCTCGGCGGCGGCTTCGCTGATGGAGCGTCCGGCGGCCAGCAGCCGCTTGCCCATGTCCACGCGAAGCTGGGTCTGGTAGGCGTGGGGCGGCAGCCCGGTCCGCTCCCGAAAGACGCGCAGCAGATGGTAGCGGCTCAGGTGCGCTCTCTCGGCCAGCTCGTCGAGGCTGACCTTTTCGCTCAACTGGGCGGACAGGTGCACGGCGGCGAGCTGCACGGCCAGGTCGGCGTTGGTCGGGTCGCCTTTCTCTTCCTGTTTCGGCGGCTCGAGCAGGGCATGGCGCAGGAGCAGATCGGCCAGCGCCTGGAAGAGCAGGCTCTCCTTCTCCAGTCGGCCCGCGCCTTCGGCCACTGCGTTAAACAGCGCCAGCCACGTTGCGGTGAGGTCCGGGTCGTCCACAACGGGGTCGGGAAAGGCCGGGGCCGTGACCCTGCGCCCGAATACCTCGGTGCCCACGTTCTCAAGCTGTTCAGCGTCCACGTAAAACATTCGGTAGGTCAGGCCCTGGTCGGAGTCCGGGTTGCAGGCGTGCACCGCGCCGGGGCCGATGAGCGCGATCTGCCCGGCCCGTGCCGCGTGTTCGGCTCCGTCCAGAAGGAAGACCGTGCTCCCGCCCTCGATCAGGCCGATGGAGTAGGCCGGGTGGGTGTGCTTGCGGAACGCTTCGTCGTTGTAGCTGGAATAGCGGAATTCCACGCCCGGCAGATCCGGGTCCCTCCAGAAGCGCACGTCGTTGCTGTCCTGTGTCTTGCTCATGACCGGACCCTACCGCTGCCCGGAAGGCTGCGTCAACCGGCTTTGCCTTGCGCACTCCGTCTTAAAAGACTGTATCCCGGAGCGGGAACCGGGTATGCTCCCCGAGTGAGCCCGTCCATGACAGATACGACCGACCTGACCACGCGTCCCATCCCCGAGGTGATCCGCCAGGTGGCGGTGCCCGCCTCGGTGGGGTATTTCTTCCACACCATGTTCAATGTGGTGGACACCTGGTGGGCCGGGCGAATCGACACCGAGGCCGTGGCCGCGCTGTCCCTGTCCCTGCCTGTCTATTTCATCATCACTTCCCTGGCCAGCGGCATCGGCACGGGCTCCACCGCGCTCATGGGCGCGGCCCTGGGGGGAAGGGATCGGGATCGGGCTTCGCTGGTGGCCGTGCAGATGCTCGGTTTCGGCGTGTTCGTGTCCGCGCTCCTGGCCTGGTTCGGGCTGACCTTTTCCCCGGCCATCTTCAGTTGGCTCGGGGCAGAGGGCAGGTATCTGGACACCTGCCTGGCCTATATGAACCCCATCTTCGCCTGCAACTTCACCACGGTCTTTCTCTACCTGTTCAACGCCATCCTCCAGTCCCAGGGCGATACCAAATCCTTCCGCAACGTACTGGTGTTCACCGCGTTGCTTAACGTGGCCCTGGACCCGTGGTTCGTGTTGGGCGGTTTCGGCCTGCCCGCCATGGGGCTGGCCGGGGTGGCCTGGGCCACCGTGGCGCTTCAGGCCTGCGGTGTGGTCTATCTCGGCTTCAAGGCGCGGCGGACCGGGCTGATGTGCACCGGGGGCGGGCGCAACCTCATCCCCCACCCGCGCATCTACGCGGAGATCGCACACCAGGGCTTCCCCGCGGCCCTCAATTTCATGACCATCGCCCTGGGCTTCTTCGTCATCTTCCGCTTCGTCTCGCGCTTCGGACCCGAGGCGAGCGCGGCGTACGGCATCGCCACCCGCATCGACCAGATCGTGCTCCTGCCGACCATCGGCCTGAACGTGGCCTCTCTGACCATCACCGCCCAGAACTACGGTGCGGGACGGATGAACCGCATCCGCGAAGCCATGGGCAAGAACCTCAAGTACGGCGCGATGCTGCTCCTTCCGCTGTCGCTGCCCATCCTGCTCTTTGCCGCCCCGCTCATGTCCATCTTCACTTCCGACCAGGCCGCCATCGCCATCGGGGCGGAGTACCTGCGCATCGACGCCTTTACCCTGTACGGCTACGTGGTGATCATGGTCTCCACCTCGGTGCTCCAGGGCATGAAACGGCCCCTGTTCGCCATCTGGCTGGGAGCCTCCCGCCAGGTGGTCGCGCCGTGGCTGTTCTTCACCGTGTTCTGCACCTGGCTTGGCTACGGCACTATCGCCATCTGGCTCTCCATCTTCGTTATCGTCTGGGTTTCGGCCCTGGTGGCCTACCGGTTCGCGCGCGGGACGTTGCGGCGGATGGCGTGACCCTGGCTCGTCCGGCCGGGAAGGGCGGGGCAAAGCCCTCGACGAACCCGCCCCGGGCGTGCTACTGAACCGCAAAAAAGAAGGGGGCTCACCGGTTTCTTTCTTTTTCTCCGCCCGGCACCCTGACTGCGTTGGTCAAGGCCATTTCCCACCGGGCGGTTTTTTTCCTCCAGTGATCAGGGAGATAGCATTATGGAAAAGTATCAGAAGCAGGCCCTTCAGGTCGCCAAGGAAGTGGTGATCAAGTTTATCGAGGTGGGGCGCATTTCCCCCAATAATTTCGGGCAGAATTTCGACGTGATTTACAAGGACGTCATCCGCACCATCTCCGGCGAGACCGCCGGGGACGGTTCGCGCGAGGCCGAACCGGCGGAACAGGGCGAATGATGACGAAGCCCGAGTGCCGGTCCGCCACGGGAGCGTCCACCCACGCCGAGCACGGCAAGCGGGTGGCCGCCATGTTCGGCCGCATCGCCGGTTGGTACGATTTTCTCAACCACGCCCTCTCCGGGGGCCAGGACATCTACTGGCGTTATCGGCTGGCCAAGGCTGCCCGTCCCGCGTCCGGGGAGACCCTTCTGGACCTGGCCGCCGGGACCATGGACGTGTCCGTGGAGTTGCTCCGGCAGTACCCGGACTGCAAGGTCGCGGCCCTGGATTTCGCTCTGCCCATGCTGGAGAACGGAAAGGCCAAGAAGCTGAAGGGTGGTCGTGAGGACGCCATTTTCCCGGTTCAGGCAGACGGGCGGGCCCTGCCGCTGCCCGACGAGTCCATGGGCGCTGCCACCATCGCCTTCGGCATCCGCAACATCCTGCCGCGCGAGGACGCCTACAGGGAGTTCTTCCGCGTGCTCAAGCCGGGCGCGCGCCTCTGCATCCTGGAGTTCGGCACCGGCTCCAAGCGGGTCTGGAAGGGCGTATACAATTTTTATCTGGACAAGCTGCTGCCGTTCATCGGCGACCGCATCTCCGGCGACCCGGGCGCGTACCGTTATTTGGCGGAAACCATCAAGACGTTTCCTGATGAGCGGGCCCTGGCCAGGGAGATGGTCGACGCTGGGTTCGAGCGCGTTTATCACGTGCCCATGATGTCCGGTATCGTCTACCTGCACGTGGGCGAAAAGCCCGCAGCCGGGGAATAGGGGGAGCGGTCCCGTGCAGGGAGGCTAATCCCTGGCGCTGCCGTAGTCGTAGCGGAGCTACGGCGAGGATTGGTTTGCGGCCGGCAATGACGCGATTACCACGCTATCGACAACCCGACCGTTATAAGGCTAAAGATTGGCCGAAGGATATGACGAGGAGGCCAAGGATAATGGCCGCCAGTCCGATGAAACGCAGGAATTTCGGCGGTTGTTCCGCCAGCTTGACGAGCATGAGCGGCATGCGTTCGGCAAAGAGGAAATAGGGAACGCCCTCGAAGACCAGGGCCAGACCTATGGCTGAAAAAAGCAGGGACCAGTCGATGTTCATACGGTACTGATAGCCGGGAACCCCGACGGTGTCCACCTGACTTAATAACGATAGCGAAGAGTGGTATAATGATTACATTCGAACAACTGAAAATGAAACAGGACGCCGTGGCCGTGGTCGGCCTCGGCTACGTGGGACTCCCTCTGGCCGTCGCCCTGGCCGAACACTTCAAGGTGCTGGGCGTGGACGTGTCGGCCAAACGCGTGGAAGAGTTGAAGAAACGTATCGACCGCACCGGCGAGGTTGATTTCGCCACGGTGCCCGAAGACATTGATCTGACCTTCACGGCGGAGATTGCGGACCTGAAAAAGGCCCGGATGGTGATCGTGGCCGTGCCCACGCCCATTGACGAGTACCGTTCGCCGGACCTGACACCCGTGATCGGGGCCAGCACTTCGGTGGGCGCGAACCTTCAGCCCGGCAGCGTGGTCTGCTACGAGTCCACGGTGTTTCCCGGCCTGACCGAGGACATCTGCGTGCCGATCCTGGAGAAGGAATCGGGCCTGACCTGCGGCAAGGATTTCTGGGTGGGGTATTCGCCCGAGCGCATCAACCCCGGCGACAAGGTCCACCGGCTGGAGACCATCATCAAGGTGGTGGCCGGACAGGACAAGGCTTCCGGCGAACTGCTGAACGCGGTGTACGGCACCGTGGTCACCGCCGGGACGCACCTGGCCCCGGACATTCGCACGGCGGAAGCGGCCAAGGTCATCGAGAACACCCAGCGCGACCTGAACATCGCGCTGATGAACGAACTGGCCATGATCTTCGAGCGGCTGGGCATCGACACCCTGGACGTGCTCGAGGCGGCGGGCACCAAGTGGAATTTCCTGCCGTTTCGGCCCGGCCTTGTGGGCGGCCACTGCATCGGCGTGGACCCGTACTACCTGACTTTCAAGGCCGAGGCCGAAGGGTTTCATCCCCACGTGATCCTGGCCGGGCGCGAGATCAACGACGGCATGGGCAAGCACATAGCCGAGTCCACGGTC encodes the following:
- a CDS encoding nucleotide sugar dehydrogenase — its product is MITFEQLKMKQDAVAVVGLGYVGLPLAVALAEHFKVLGVDVSAKRVEELKKRIDRTGEVDFATVPEDIDLTFTAEIADLKKARMVIVAVPTPIDEYRSPDLTPVIGASTSVGANLQPGSVVCYESTVFPGLTEDICVPILEKESGLTCGKDFWVGYSPERINPGDKVHRLETIIKVVAGQDKASGELLNAVYGTVVTAGTHLAPDIRTAEAAKVIENTQRDLNIALMNELAMIFERLGIDTLDVLEAAGTKWNFLPFRPGLVGGHCIGVDPYYLTFKAEAEGFHPHVILAGREINDGMGKHIAESTVKRMIKNDRKVKDARVGVLGVTFKENVPDLRNTRVVDILAELADYGVKTLVHDPMADPEEALEELGVKLCSLDEFRDLDALILAVSHEQYRTLPLAEIKPWFSDPDSALVIDVKCFFDRAEVAAAGIDHWRL
- a CDS encoding ubiquinone/menaquinone biosynthesis methyltransferase, with the translated sequence MTKPECRSATGASTHAEHGKRVAAMFGRIAGWYDFLNHALSGGQDIYWRYRLAKAARPASGETLLDLAAGTMDVSVELLRQYPDCKVAALDFALPMLENGKAKKLKGGREDAIFPVQADGRALPLPDESMGAATIAFGIRNILPREDAYREFFRVLKPGARLCILEFGTGSKRVWKGVYNFYLDKLLPFIGDRISGDPGAYRYLAETIKTFPDERALAREMVDAGFERVYHVPMMSGIVYLHVGEKPAAGE
- a CDS encoding proline dehydrogenase family protein — protein: MLLWQKMMIGLARSGRVTAWMQGSPRMAGFARRFVGGEDVIGGLARAQELKTAGITASLFYLGEYVDDPAEIRATVDRLARCADGLGETGLDVHISVDPTQAGAMRSWDECRDNALALAKAVADNAGKGRNALMLDMEDASVTDPTLSLYHHLRDQGLPVAVTVQAYLHRTQDDLARLVESGAMVRLVKGAFAEPRSKAVTGRRERDDAYRKAIVTLLSPKARERGVYPVFGTHDHAMVSFARHVARENGWENDQWEVEMLLGVRPDYQRELVEQGVALRLYLPFGRDWFPYSIRRVGENPKNLGFVLRSAFNPAR
- a CDS encoding DUF2065 domain-containing protein; this encodes MNIDWSLLFSAIGLALVFEGVPYFLFAERMPLMLVKLAEQPPKFLRFIGLAAIILGLLVISFGQSLAL
- a CDS encoding MATE family efflux transporter, with protein sequence MTDTTDLTTRPIPEVIRQVAVPASVGYFFHTMFNVVDTWWAGRIDTEAVAALSLSLPVYFIITSLASGIGTGSTALMGAALGGRDRDRASLVAVQMLGFGVFVSALLAWFGLTFSPAIFSWLGAEGRYLDTCLAYMNPIFACNFTTVFLYLFNAILQSQGDTKSFRNVLVFTALLNVALDPWFVLGGFGLPAMGLAGVAWATVALQACGVVYLGFKARRTGLMCTGGGRNLIPHPRIYAEIAHQGFPAALNFMTIALGFFVIFRFVSRFGPEASAAYGIATRIDQIVLLPTIGLNVASLTITAQNYGAGRMNRIREAMGKNLKYGAMLLLPLSLPILLFAAPLMSIFTSDQAAIAIGAEYLRIDAFTLYGYVVIMVSTSVLQGMKRPLFAIWLGASRQVVAPWLFFTVFCTWLGYGTIAIWLSIFVIVWVSALVAYRFARGTLRRMA
- a CDS encoding DMT family transporter — protein: MTKDASPAVRAGSGGLLGPLCLAGAVLLWGTSFVATKAALSGFTPMTAIWLRMALASLLVSIMHSRIPAPRYKRGDWKILAFLCLMQPCLYFLLEGYAISLTTSSQAGMISALVPLLVAVGAWAALKEPLSRDGMLGLAVSMCGVVWLSLTGGAGKTAPHPALGNLLEVGAMVSAAAYMVVMKRLSARYPTWWLTGMQCVAGAIFFLPWVLANDAGGFVRVPTEAWVAVAYLGLFVSLGAFGLYNMALTLMPAGKAALAINLVPPVALMAGWLLLGETLTVAQLVACGMIACGVRLGQ
- a CDS encoding helix-turn-helix domain-containing protein, with the translated sequence MSKTQDSNDVRFWRDPDLPGVEFRYSSYNDEAFRKHTHPAYSIGLIEGGSTVFLLDGAEHAARAGQIALIGPGAVHACNPDSDQGLTYRMFYVDAEQLENVGTEVFGRRVTAPAFPDPVVDDPDLTATWLALFNAVAEGAGRLEKESLLFQALADLLLRHALLEPPKQEEKGDPTNADLAVQLAAVHLSAQLSEKVSLDELAERAHLSRYHLLRVFRERTGLPPHAYQTQLRVDMGKRLLAAGRSISEAAAEAGFVDQSHFTRVFKQHTGATPKQYQQAEETGN